The following coding sequences lie in one Lolium perenne isolate Kyuss_39 chromosome 2, Kyuss_2.0, whole genome shotgun sequence genomic window:
- the LOC127330138 gene encoding uncharacterized protein yields the protein MKGRKKHHVLSCCLLIAVLIILGILALVLYILYRPLPPRVLTSPVELGVEDFSLLPPSLTLTASVHVEVVNPSRSPFRYGETVTAVTYHGEPVGTTVVPAGGVGGRTTTWVTPLTEVDGVKVAANPHFAGDALSGTLPFVVMVRLDGKALVLRAFEVSATVEVVCYVQLYVFREDSSSRCVATVRAGPQRKYY from the coding sequence ATGAAGGGGAGGAAGAAGCATCACGTCCTGTCCTGCTGCCTGCTGATCgcggttctcatcatcctcggcaTCCTCGCTCTGGTGCTCTACATCCTCTACCGCCCACTCCCGCCGCGCGTGCTGACCTCGCCGGTGGAGCTCGGCGTGGAGGACTTCAGCCTCCTCCCGCCGTCGCTGACGCTGACCGCGTCGGTGCACGTGGAGGTCGTCAACCCCAGCCGCTCCCCGTTCCGGTATGGCGAGACGGTGACGGCCGTGACCTACCACGGGGAGCCGGTCGGGACGACGGTGGTGCCGGCCGGCGGGGTCGGCGGGCGGACCACGACGTGGGTCACGCCGCTGACCGAGGTGGACGGGGTCAAGGTGGCCGCGAACCCGCACTTCGCCGGCGACGCGCTGTCCGGGACGCTGCCCTTCGTGGTCATGGTGAGGCTGGACGGCAAGGCGCTCGTGCTGCGCGCGTTCGAGGTGAGCGCCACCGTCGAGGTCGTCTGCTACGTCCAGCTCTACGTCTTCCGCGAGGACAGCAGCTCGCGCTGCGTCGCCACCGTCCGTGCTGGCCCTCAACGCAAATACTACTAG
- the LOC127330139 gene encoding uncharacterized protein has product MEAKKSTVVVVAVLSMLLLLMLSAQQQVAASAKSEFCACYKECYHGCRDDHVPRVFCIPFCLNKCSPSQAAAGAAAGDSCREGCARFTICGLSEPSADAADAEVCVQNCNEKWNHQLPIIKAK; this is encoded by the exons ATGGAGGCGAAGAAGTCGACAGTGGTCGTCGTTGCCGTCCTGTCCATGCTCCTCCTCCTCATGCTATCCGCGCAGCAGCAGGTTGCTGCCAGTGCCAAGTCCGAGTTCTGCGCGTGCTACAAGGAGTGCTACCACGGGTGCAGGGACGACCACGTGCCGCGTGTGTTCTGCATCCCGTTCTGCCTCAACAAGTGcagccccagccaggccgccgcCGGTGCCGCCGCCGGCGACTCATGCAGGGAAGGCTGCGCCCGCTTCACGATCTGCGGCCTGTCCGAACCATCGGCCG ATGCAGCCGATGCCGAGGTATGTGTCCAGAACTGCAACGAGAAGTGGAACCATCAGCTTCCCATAATTAAGGCGAAGTAA